A window from Citrus sinensis cultivar Valencia sweet orange chromosome 3, DVS_A1.0, whole genome shotgun sequence encodes these proteins:
- the LOC102615286 gene encoding auxin-responsive protein SAUR36, whose amino-acid sequence MRKIRGFKIGKRLVRVTRWIIRKTRGGSGYQRLGAPDMSCECKSKPISKLISWGRRLTNGAKSLCLAKPASGYVPMDQDPIREKPVSVPKGHLAVYVGQKDGDFHRVLVPVIYFNHPLFGKLLRDAEEEYGFNQQGGITIPCRFSEFEQVQTRIAAGNGARTRKLTWKRNH is encoded by the coding sequence ATGAGAAAGATTAGAGGATTCAAGATCGGGAAGCGCTTGGTTCGGGTGACCCGATGGATCATCCGTAAGACACGGGGAGGATCCGGATACCAACGTTTAGGTGCGCCAGACATGTCATGCGAGTGCAAGAGCAAGCCAATCTCGAAGCTCATCAGCTGGGGCCGTCGGTTGACGAACGGTGCCAAATCTCTCTGCCTTGCGAAGCCCGCGTCGGGTTACGTACCGATGGATCAGGATCCGATCAGAGAGAAGCCGGTTTCTGTTCCCAAAGGTCACCTGGCCGTTTACGTGGGCCAAAAAGATGGCGACTTTCACAGAGTTTTGGTGCCGGTTATTTACTTTAATCACCCTTTGTTTGGTAAGCTTTTGAGGGATGCTGAGGAGGAGTACGGGTTTAATCAACAGGGTGGTATTACGATCCCTTGCCGTTTCTCGGAGTTTGAGCAGGTCCAGACCCGAATCGCTGCGGGTAACGGGGCACGTACCCGCAAGCTGACGTGGAAACGCAACCATTGA